A genomic segment from Zygotorulaspora mrakii chromosome 1, complete sequence encodes:
- the RPC11 gene encoding DNA-directed RNA polymerase III core subunit RPC11 (similar to Saccharomyces cerevisiae RPC11 (YDR045C); ancestral locus Anc_3.283), with protein sequence MLSFCPVCNNMLLIAHADSGLYSLTCRSCPYEFPIEGIEIYDRKKLPRKEVDDVLGGGWDNVDQTKVQCPNYEKCGGESAYFFQLQIRSADEPMTTFYKCVNCGHRWKEN encoded by the coding sequence ATGCTCTCCTTTTGTCCCGTATGCAATAATATGCTGCTCATAGCACATGCTGATAGCGGACTGTACTCGCTAACATGCCGGTCATGCCCATACGAGTTTCCAATAGAAGGTATAGAGATCTACGATAGAAAGAAACTGCCTAGAAAAGAGGTTGATGATGTTCTCGGTGGAGGATGGGATAATGTTGATCaaacaaaagttcaatGCCCAAATTACGAAAAATGTGGAGGCGAAAGTGCTTATTTCTTCCAGTTACAAATTAGATCTGCCGATGAACCTATGACAACTTTTTACAAATGCGTGAACTGTGGGCATAGATGGAAAGAGAACTGA
- the HEM13 gene encoding coproporphyrinogen oxidase (similar to Saccharomyces cerevisiae HEM13 (YDR044W); ancestral locus Anc_3.282), whose translation MGQKHRSSFSTLKMPAPQDPQHLPIRQQMESLIRRKQAEITKGLETLDNVKFRADSWTRGNDGGGGTSMVIANGDTFEKGGVNVSVVYGQLSPAAVSAMKHDHKNLELCEDPSTGLPSADGVKFFACGLSMVIHPNNPHAPTTHLNYRYFETWNPDGTPQAWWFGGGADLTPSYLYEEDAVLFHQNHKNALDKHDKDLYPRFKKWCDEYFLIAHRGETRGIGGIFFDDLDDRDPQEILKIVEDCFDAFLPSYLPIIAKRKDMPFTPEQKKWQAIRRGRYVEFNLIYDRGTQFGLRTPGSRVESILMSLPEYASWLYDHHPEPGSEEEKLIKVTTKPREWVK comes from the coding sequence atgGGTCAAAAGCACAGATCATCCTTTTCAACATTAAAGATGCCAGCACCACAAGACCCTCAACATTTGCCAATTAGGCAACAGATGGAATCTCTAATCCGTCGTAAACAGGCCGAAATCACAAAAGGTTTGGAGACTTTAGATAATGTGAAGTTTCGTGCGGATTCTTGGACTCGTGGTAATGatggtggtggtggtacCTCTATGGTCATAGCAAATGGTGACACGTTTGAAAAAGGTGGTGTTAACGTTTCTGTCGTCTACGGCCAGCTATCCCCAGCAGCTGTTTCCGCAATGAAACATGATCATAAAAATTTAGAGCTTTGTGAAGACCCTTCAACTGGGCTTCCAAGTGCTGATGGTGTTAAATTCTTCGCCTGTGGTTTGAGTATGGTTATTCATCCAAATAATCCTCATGCTCCAACAACCCATTTGAATTACCGTTATTTTGAGACTTGGAACCCAGATGGTACTCCACAAGCTTGGTGGTTTGGTGGTGGTGCTGATTTAACACCTTCCTATCTGTACGAAGAAGATGCTGTTTTATTCCATCAGAACCATAAGAATGCTTTAGATAAGCATGACAAGGATCTATATCCacgtttcaaaaaatggtgcGATGAATATTTCTTAATAGCTCATCGTGGTGAAACCCGTGGTATTGGTGGTATTTTCTTCGATGATCTTGATGATAGAGATcctcaagaaattttgaagatcgTCGAAGACTGTTTTGATGCTTTCTTGCCTTCCTATTTGCCAATCATTGCTAAGCGTAAGGATATGCCTTTCACCCCagaacaaaagaaatggcAGGCCATTAGACGTGGTAGATACGTCGAGTTTAATTTGATTTACGATAGGGGAACACAATTTGGTCTAAGAACTCCTGGATCTCGTGTCGAATCtattttgatgagtttgCCTGAATACGCTTCATGGCTATACGATCACCACCCAGAACCTGGTtctgaagaggaaaaaCTCATCAAAGTTACCACAAAACCAAGGGAGTGGGtcaaataa